Proteins from one Juglans microcarpa x Juglans regia isolate MS1-56 chromosome 6S, Jm3101_v1.0, whole genome shotgun sequence genomic window:
- the LOC121236971 gene encoding protein NONRESPONDING TO OXYLIPINS 2, mitochondrial isoform X4 codes for MASACNRFVSRASLSSVKSAIRSNVRTSPLTKSATSTSPGVPLPTRSTSSSLPRFSFSRCPAELGCVQSMLPLHSAVAVARMMSCLSTTSRSSRALSQDGVDGT; via the exons ATGGCTTCGGCATGCAACAGATTCGTCAGCAGAGCATCCCTATCGTCTGTAAAATCCGCCATTAGATCTAATGTCCGTACATCTCCGCTTACCAAATCCGCCACGTCCACTTCCCCGGGCGTCCCTCTCCCCACTAGATCCACTTCGAGTTCTCTTCCCCGATTCTCATTCTCCAG GTGTCCCGCGGAACTGGGATGCGTGCAGTCAATGTTGCCACTTCACAGCGCGGTGGCAGTGGCGAGAATGATGTCTTGCCTGAGCACCACATCGAGGAGTTCTCGAGCGCTCTCGCAGG ATGGAGTTGATGGTACGTGA
- the LOC121236971 gene encoding protein NONRESPONDING TO OXYLIPINS 2, mitochondrial isoform X1 — MASACNRFVSRASLSSVKSAIRSNVRTSPLTKSATSTSPGVPLPTRSTSSSLPRFSFSRCPAELGCVQSMLPLHSAVAVARMMSCLSTTSRSSRALSQGTLCCTSPGL, encoded by the exons ATGGCTTCGGCATGCAACAGATTCGTCAGCAGAGCATCCCTATCGTCTGTAAAATCCGCCATTAGATCTAATGTCCGTACATCTCCGCTTACCAAATCCGCCACGTCCACTTCCCCGGGCGTCCCTCTCCCCACTAGATCCACTTCGAGTTCTCTTCCCCGATTCTCATTCTCCAG GTGTCCCGCGGAACTGGGATGCGTGCAGTCAATGTTGCCACTTCACAGCGCGGTGGCAGTGGCGAGAATGATGTCTTGCCTGAGCACCACATCGAGGAGTTCTCGAGCGCTCTCGCAGGGTACACTCTGCTGCACCTCTCCGGGCCTGTAG
- the LOC121236971 gene encoding protein NONRESPONDING TO OXYLIPINS 2, mitochondrial isoform X2, protein MASACNRFVSRASLSSVKSAIRSNVRTSPLTKSATSTSPGVPLPTRSTSSSLPRFSFSRCPAELGCVQSMLPLHSAVAVARMMSCLSTTSRSSRALSQGVPWHMRPI, encoded by the exons ATGGCTTCGGCATGCAACAGATTCGTCAGCAGAGCATCCCTATCGTCTGTAAAATCCGCCATTAGATCTAATGTCCGTACATCTCCGCTTACCAAATCCGCCACGTCCACTTCCCCGGGCGTCCCTCTCCCCACTAGATCCACTTCGAGTTCTCTTCCCCGATTCTCATTCTCCAG GTGTCCCGCGGAACTGGGATGCGTGCAGTCAATGTTGCCACTTCACAGCGCGGTGGCAGTGGCGAGAATGATGTCTTGCCTGAGCACCACATCGAGGAGTTCTCGAGCGCTCTCGCAGG GAGTTCCGTGGCATATGCGGCCAATATGA
- the LOC121236971 gene encoding protein NONRESPONDING TO OXYLIPINS 2, mitochondrial isoform X3 produces the protein MASACNRFVSRASLSSVKSAIRSNVRTSPLTKSATSTSPGVPLPTRSTSSSLPRFSFSRCPAELGCVQSMLPLHSAVAVARMMSCLSTTSRSSRALSQELGLSVPR, from the exons ATGGCTTCGGCATGCAACAGATTCGTCAGCAGAGCATCCCTATCGTCTGTAAAATCCGCCATTAGATCTAATGTCCGTACATCTCCGCTTACCAAATCCGCCACGTCCACTTCCCCGGGCGTCCCTCTCCCCACTAGATCCACTTCGAGTTCTCTTCCCCGATTCTCATTCTCCAG GTGTCCCGCGGAACTGGGATGCGTGCAGTCAATGTTGCCACTTCACAGCGCGGTGGCAGTGGCGAGAATGATGTCTTGCCTGAGCACCACATCGAGGAGTTCTCGAGCGCTCTCGCAGG AGCTTGGTCTGTCAGTTCCAAGGTGA